Genomic segment of Parcubacteria group bacterium:
TCGCAAAATGGCGATAATTTCTGGAGCGACATTTCTAACCTTAAACAAGAAGAAACTCCGGAGCCGGTAACTCCGTCCTTTAATGGCGGGGAAATAAAAATTAACTTAGTCGTTAAATCTGACCCTGTCGTAAAAACTTTTGACATTCAGCCGAAAAAGAAATCCTTAAAGTTAAAGCGGCAAAAAAAATAAGCCAACGTAGCTCAGTTGGTAGAGCAACTCCATGGTAAGGAGTAGGTCCGCGGTTCGATTCCGCGCGTTGGCTCTAAAATCAGTTCTTAAAGCAACGAAACATTGACTTTTATTACTAATTATGTATTAATAGGACGAATTTTCTAATGCTACTATGGCAATCGGGAAAGGTTCTTAAATAACTGAAAAAGGGGAGAAAGGTGGAAAAACGAAAATACAGCCGGCTTGAATTTAAGGCGGACATTTGCAAGCCGCCGAACTGGATAACGTTTTTTCGCATCATCGGATTTTTCTTTTTGCTTCTTCCTCTCTTGCGGCGGGATTATTTTCTCGCTGCTCTTATCTCGTTTCTTTTACTGGCCTCAACAGATTATTTTGACGGCTGGCTGGCGCGCCGGACAAAAACGGTTACTTGGCTCGGGAAAGGACTTGACCCAGTAGCAGATAAGATTTATTTGATTGGCGTAATGTTTGCCCTTAGACTTTTTTCGTCCTATCCAATTCCTGGATTATTGCTCTTGGCTCTTGAAATTACGCTTCTCGTTATAGGTACGGTAGCATTTTTTGGCTTTCAACCCGTGCCTAAAATCGGGGCAAACGAAAAAAACTCGGATTTAATCTTGGGCGCCAACCTGTTTGGGAAGACTAAAGCAATTTTAGAGATTATCCTTATTTTTCTCGTGTTTCTGGAGCGATTGGATATCTTTAAAATAACCAACGGTTCAATTCTGTTTCTCTTCTATGCTGCGACAATTGCCGCTATGCTTAGCGTTCTTGGGCATCTAGGCATACTCGAACGGATTCCATTTAAGCGGTATCAATGCATAGGGCTGCACAAATAATGCAGCCTTTTATAATAAAAAGTCCCGTATAATCGGGACATTGGTAGAATTGTTATAGCTTATACAATGGAACATCATAAGCGCAATAAGGGCATTCTTCATTGCTCCAGTCTTTTAATGGATAAGTCAGGGCGGCAACAATTGGTATAGTTGTTGAGGCGCGCCTGAACATTTCCTGATTAGAAGCCCGATTTACCACGACAGCCGCGCCTATGAATTGACACTCGGCATCGTCTTCATTAGCCGAAGCCTCATTGCAAGCGGCGATTGTTTTTTTAAATGAACCGCCTGTTGAAAATATATCATCAACAAGAAGTACCCGCTTATCGCCGTTAAGTTCAAAACCTCTGCCTAGGCGGAATTTTCCTTCACTATTTCGCTCAAGGTACATTGCCTCAATTTTTGTTGAATTGATAGCATACAATAGCGCGTTGATTACAGAAATCGCGCCCATTGGCGGACCGACCATAACATCAATGCTATCCAACAAATTTCTTTCTTTCAGAAGCTTGTACAATCTAAAACCGATACTCTGGCTTATGTGAACATAGCGCAAGCCAAGGGCGGTCTGAATAAAAACATTGGTGTGCCGTCCGGAAGCCAGTAGAAAATGGCCCTCGCAATTCTTTTCCATTTTTTTAAAAAGCGGGAGTTGGCGCGGAATTTTTTTCTGTCTTATTGGCGTAAGTCGGCTTAAAGTCGGAATTCTAGTAGTATAGGCA
This window contains:
- a CDS encoding CDP-alcohol phosphatidyltransferase family protein, yielding MEKRKYSRLEFKADICKPPNWITFFRIIGFFFLLLPLLRRDYFLAALISFLLLASTDYFDGWLARRTKTVTWLGKGLDPVADKIYLIGVMFALRLFSSYPIPGLLLLALEITLLVIGTVAFFGFQPVPKIGANEKNSDLILGANLFGKTKAILEIILIFLVFLERLDIFKITNGSILFLFYAATIAAMLSVLGHLGILERIPFKRYQCIGLHK